One Apostichopus japonicus isolate 1M-3 chromosome 7, ASM3797524v1, whole genome shotgun sequence genomic region harbors:
- the LOC139970150 gene encoding methylthioribulose-1-phosphate dehydratase-like isoform X1: protein MTENEQLNCIQPENEMLHPAIKVESPHIQSGMTPHPRWIRWEAAYQTTFFLITRRLMSLTNETFFLQTLLKDHPRNIIPELCRVFYHHGWVTGTGGSISIKQRDEIYVTPSGVQKERLEGDDLYVINLAGDELSGPPSSKKWRKSQCTPLFLAAYRMRDAGAVIHSHSMHANLVTMLYAGKEFRISHQEMIKGIKKDTSGGYYRNNEELIVPIIENTTKENDLLEGLISAMTSYPDTCAVLVRQHGIYVWGDTWEQAKSMCECYDYLFELAVRMTQCGMDPSNPPWNGV, encoded by the exons ATGACTGAAAATGAACAACTTAACTGCATTCAGCcagaaaatgaaatgttacaCCCCGCAATCAAAGTGGAATCACCCCACATCCAAAGTGGAATGACCCCACATCCAAGGTGGATTCGATGGGAGGCTGCTTATCAAACAACATTTTTTCTTATTACGAGAAGACTTATGTCATTGACCAACGAGACTTTTTTTCTTCAGACGCTGCTAAAAGATCATCCTCGCAATATCATTCCAGAGTTATGTAGGGTATTCTATCATCATGGATGGGTGACCGGTACTGGTGGAAGTATATCTATAAAACAAAG GGATGAAATTTACGTAACTCCTTCCGGAGTACAGAAGGAAAGATTAGAG GGTGATGATTTATACGTCATCAATCTGGCCGGAGATGAGCTGTCAGGACCACCTTCTTCAAAGAAATGGAGGAAGAGTCAATGCACTCCATTGTTTCTTGCTGCATATAGAATGAGAG ATGCTGGAGCTGTAATACACAGTCACTCTATGCATGCAAACCTTGTGACAATGCTGTACGCGGGGAAGGAGTTTCGAATCAGTCACCAGGAGATGATTAAAGGAATCAAGAAAGATACATCTGGTGGATATTACAG AAATAACGAGGAGCTGATTGTTCCAATAATTGAGAACACAACGAAAGAAAATGATTTGTTG GAAGGACTGATATCTGCAATGACGTCATATCCCGATACGTGTGCTGTTTTAGTCAGGCAGCACGGAATCTATGTTTGGGGAGATACTTGGGAACAAGCAAAATCAAT GTGTGAGTGCTATGATTATCTGTTTGAACTCGCCGTCAGGATGACGCAATGTGGAATGGATCCATCAAACCCACCCTGGAATGGAGTATAG
- the LOC139970150 gene encoding methylthioribulose-1-phosphate dehydratase-like isoform X3, with amino-acid sequence MTLLKDHPRNIIPELCRVFYHHGWVTGTGGSISIKQRDEIYVTPSGVQKERLEGDDLYVINLAGDELSGPPSSKKWRKSQCTPLFLAAYRMRDAGAVIHSHSMHANLVTMLYAGKEFRISHQEMIKGIKKDTSGGYYRNNEELIVPIIENTTKENDLLEGLISAMTSYPDTCAVLVRQHGIYVWGDTWEQAKSMCECYDYLFELAVRMTQCGMDPSNPPWNGV; translated from the exons ATG ACGCTGCTAAAAGATCATCCTCGCAATATCATTCCAGAGTTATGTAGGGTATTCTATCATCATGGATGGGTGACCGGTACTGGTGGAAGTATATCTATAAAACAAAG GGATGAAATTTACGTAACTCCTTCCGGAGTACAGAAGGAAAGATTAGAG GGTGATGATTTATACGTCATCAATCTGGCCGGAGATGAGCTGTCAGGACCACCTTCTTCAAAGAAATGGAGGAAGAGTCAATGCACTCCATTGTTTCTTGCTGCATATAGAATGAGAG ATGCTGGAGCTGTAATACACAGTCACTCTATGCATGCAAACCTTGTGACAATGCTGTACGCGGGGAAGGAGTTTCGAATCAGTCACCAGGAGATGATTAAAGGAATCAAGAAAGATACATCTGGTGGATATTACAG AAATAACGAGGAGCTGATTGTTCCAATAATTGAGAACACAACGAAAGAAAATGATTTGTTG GAAGGACTGATATCTGCAATGACGTCATATCCCGATACGTGTGCTGTTTTAGTCAGGCAGCACGGAATCTATGTTTGGGGAGATACTTGGGAACAAGCAAAATCAAT GTGTGAGTGCTATGATTATCTGTTTGAACTCGCCGTCAGGATGACGCAATGTGGAATGGATCCATCAAACCCACCCTGGAATGGAGTATAG
- the LOC139970150 gene encoding methylthioribulose-1-phosphate dehydratase-like isoform X2 yields the protein MTENEQLNCIQPENEMLHPAIKVESPHIQSGMTPHPRWIRWEAAYQTTFFLITRRLMSLTNETFFLQTLLKDHPRNIIPELCRVFYHHGWVTGTGGSISIKQRDEIYVTPSGVQKERLEGDDLYVINLAGDELSGPPSSKKWRKSQCTPLFLAAYRMRDAGAVIHSHSMHANLVTMLYAGKEFRISHQEMIKGIKKDTSGGYYRNNEELVVPIIETTMKENYLLEGLISAMTSYPDTCAVLVRQHGIYVWGDTWEQAKSMCECYDYLFELAVRMTQCGMDPSNPPWNGV from the exons ATGACTGAAAATGAACAACTTAACTGCATTCAGCcagaaaatgaaatgttacaCCCCGCAATCAAAGTGGAATCACCCCACATCCAAAGTGGAATGACCCCACATCCAAGGTGGATTCGATGGGAGGCTGCTTATCAAACAACATTTTTTCTTATTACGAGAAGACTTATGTCATTGACCAACGAGACTTTTTTTCTTCAGACGCTGCTAAAAGATCATCCTCGCAATATCATTCCAGAGTTATGTAGGGTATTCTATCATCATGGATGGGTGACCGGTACTGGTGGAAGTATATCTATAAAACAAAG GGATGAAATTTACGTAACTCCTTCCGGAGTACAGAAGGAAAGATTAGAG GGTGATGATTTATACGTCATCAATCTGGCCGGAGATGAGCTGTCAGGACCACCTTCTTCAAAGAAATGGAGGAAGAGTCAATGCACTCCATTGTTTCTTGCTGCATATAGAATGAGAG ATGCTGGAGCTGTAATACACAGTCACTCTATGCATGCAAACCTTGTGACAATGCTGTACGCGGGGAAGGAGTTTCGAATCAGTCACCAGGAGATGATTAAAGGAATCAAGAAAGATACATCTGGTGGATATTACAG AAATAACGAGGAGCTGGTTGTTCCAATAATTGAAAccacaatgaaagaaaattatttgttg GAAGGACTGATATCTGCAATGACGTCATATCCCGATACGTGTGCTGTTTTAGTCAGGCAGCACGGAATCTATGTTTGGGGAGATACTTGGGAACAAGCAAAATCAAT GTGTGAGTGCTATGATTATCTGTTTGAACTCGCCGTCAGGATGACGCAATGTGGAATGGATCCATCAAACCCACCCTGGAATGGAGTATAG